Part of the Paludisphaera borealis genome, ACCGCCGGCGCGACAACGACCGGAGATCTCGCTCGCGGAGCCTGTATCATGCGATGGATTCGACGTCGGGCCTGGCTTTCGATCTGCGTCGCATCACTCGCCTTCGCCCTCACAATCTCGGGCAAGGCCTCGGCATGCCCCAATTGCAAGGAAGCCGTCTCCGCCCAGCCGGCCGACGTCGCGCGCATGGCCGACGGCTACAACTGGAGCGTCATGTTCATGATCGGGGTTCCCTTCACCATGCTCGGGGCAGGCGCCGTCGCCGTCCGACGCGCCGTCAAGCTGGGCGTCCTGCCCGAGATGTAACAGCCGATCAGCCGGACCGGAGCCGTCCCGCCGGCGTATTCTGGGCCAGGTCGTCGATCATGTCGCGCACCGCCTGCTCGACGGCCCGCTGCCACTCGCCCTTGAACCGATCACGATAGGCGGCCTTCGCATAAGCGAAGGTGATCCCGCGCGAGCTGTTCACGAGCGCGCCCTGCCCGTTCTCATCGAAGCCGGCCGCGATCGCCTGCGCCGTGCCCCCCTGCGTGCCGTACCCCGGAACGAGCAACAAGACCCCCGGAAGATCCGCCCGAAGCTGGGCCAGTTCTTGAGGATACGTCGCCCCGACCACGGCCCCCAGAAGGTTGTAGCCTTCCGCCCCCTGATGCCCCTGCCCCCAGCCCTTCAGCCGATTCGCCACGTGTCGGTACACTGGGAGGCCGTCGCAAACCAGATCCTGAAAGTCGCCGGCCGAGGCGTTGCTCGTCCGCACGAGGACGAACACGCCCTTCTGCTCGCGCGAGGCGATCTTGACGAACGGCGCGATTCCGTCGGTCCCCAGGTAGGGATTGATCGTCATCGCGTCGACGTCCCAGGCCGGCTCGAACGACCCGCCGACTGGAACCTTGCCTAGATAGGCGCGCGCGTAAGCCTCGGCCGTCGTGCCGATGTCGTTCCGCTTGCCGTCGAAGATCACCAGGACGTCGTACTTCCGCGCGTGCTCGATGGTGTCGCGCAGCGCCGCGAGCCCCTCCGGCCCATACGCCTCATAGAACGCCGACTGAAATTTGATCACTGGCGCGAGCGGCGCAACGACGTCGACGATCGCGCACCCGAAAGCCCGAAGCGCGTCCGCGACCCCCTTCCGGTCGTCCGGGAAGCCGTCCAGGAAGCCTGGAGGCAGTTCCTCGGGCCGTGGATCGATCCCCGCGACGATCGGATTTCCCTTCGCCCGCACAGCCAACACCACTCGGTCGGCGAATTCCACGCCTTATCCTCCCGTACCGCGATTGACAGATCCCGTCGATAACTTACAATAAACCGTCGACTGGGAACAACCGGCACTGAACAGTGAATGGTTTTTCTCAAAAGACGATCGGGGCGTAGCGCAGCTTGGCTAGCGCGCTAGCTTGGGGTGCTAGAGGTCAGGGGTTCAAATCCCCTCGCCCCGACTTAATGAATGGGTTAAAGAAACAAGGGCTCGCGTCGCTTCGACGCGAGCCCTTGTTTCGTTTCACGTTGCGGACGTCCGCTCCGCCCCTGCTGTGGCTCGGGTTGAGGATCTCGTTCCTCCTGAACGGGTCGGCGATGCGGGGCGACGGCCTGAAT contains:
- the pyrF gene encoding orotidine-5'-phosphate decarboxylase codes for the protein MEFADRVVLAVRAKGNPIVAGIDPRPEELPPGFLDGFPDDRKGVADALRAFGCAIVDVVAPLAPVIKFQSAFYEAYGPEGLAALRDTIEHARKYDVLVIFDGKRNDIGTTAEAYARAYLGKVPVGGSFEPAWDVDAMTINPYLGTDGIAPFVKIASREQKGVFVLVRTSNASAGDFQDLVCDGLPVYRHVANRLKGWGQGHQGAEGYNLLGAVVGATYPQELAQLRADLPGVLLLVPGYGTQGGTAQAIAAGFDENGQGALVNSSRGITFAYAKAAYRDRFKGEWQRAVEQAVRDMIDDLAQNTPAGRLRSG